The following are encoded in a window of Variovorax paradoxus genomic DNA:
- a CDS encoding histidine kinase dimerization/phospho-acceptor domain-containing protein: MENIPRTRRHRAAARPWTAGVLAGAFAGIVGVALGAGLRRQGGAARAPRAEQQLAELRARAARQAQAARQLDHDLRAPVGAMAVALDLMRTTDDPALRQEAMQVLGRQIARMNTLTQQVHEFSREFNG, encoded by the coding sequence ATGGAGAACATTCCTCGAACCCGCCGGCACCGTGCCGCCGCCAGGCCATGGACGGCGGGCGTGCTCGCAGGCGCCTTCGCGGGCATCGTGGGCGTGGCGCTGGGCGCCGGGCTGCGGCGCCAGGGCGGGGCGGCGCGTGCACCGCGGGCCGAGCAGCAGCTGGCCGAACTGCGCGCGCGGGCGGCGCGCCAGGCGCAGGCGGCACGCCAGCTCGACCACGACCTGCGCGCGCCCGTCGGCGCGATGGCCGTGGCACTGGACCTCATGCGCACCACCGACGACCCGGCCCTGCGGCAGGAGGCGATGCAGGTGCTGGGCCGCCAGATCGCGCGTATGAATACGCTGACACAGCAAGTGCATGAATTCTCACGCGAGTTCAACGGCTGA
- the rpoN gene encoding RNA polymerase factor sigma-54, with protein sequence MNPSIALQARQAQTLIFSPRLQQAVRLLQLSSQDYAQALREAAELNPFLEVDEPAGAVAPDGTAQPSTARVDADVEPAEAGGAFERITAAPPTGTRHLSHDESADLMKRVALPASLSAHLRAQVGVLRLTEREAALAQAVVEALDDDGYLRISLDDIALALGEDPDDMRDELRTALRRVQALDPAGVGARSVSECLCLQLDAISPASVRALAQRILETHIELLAAQDLRAIAHALGTPLAAVQCAAYAIRRLNPRPGWCHGETGARIVVADVMVKKVRGSWRTSLNAHALPRVRLNTACANLLDTRRNACVGPLKTYLEQARWMVETVAQRTSTILEVARAIVARQQMFLEHGPLAMKPLGLKEIADAVGVHASTVSRTVHNKYIATPAGVFELQYFFSRGLQHSAGGASAPVAVQQLIRELIAVEPPGAPLSDAALARQLAQQGFRIARRTITKYRQTLDIDPVERRRARSARLAAAA encoded by the coding sequence ATGAACCCGTCCATCGCCCTGCAGGCGCGCCAGGCGCAAACCCTCATCTTCTCGCCGCGGCTGCAGCAGGCCGTGCGGCTGCTGCAGCTCTCGTCGCAGGACTACGCGCAGGCGCTGCGCGAGGCGGCCGAGCTGAACCCCTTCCTCGAGGTCGACGAACCCGCCGGGGCCGTGGCGCCGGACGGCACGGCGCAGCCGTCCACCGCGCGCGTGGACGCCGATGTGGAACCCGCCGAAGCCGGCGGCGCGTTCGAGCGCATCACCGCCGCGCCGCCGACCGGCACGCGGCACCTGTCGCACGACGAAAGCGCCGACCTGATGAAGCGCGTGGCGCTGCCGGCGTCGCTCTCGGCGCACCTGCGCGCGCAGGTCGGCGTGCTGCGGCTCACCGAGCGCGAGGCGGCGCTGGCGCAGGCGGTGGTCGAGGCGCTGGACGACGACGGCTACCTGCGGATCTCGCTCGACGACATTGCGCTCGCACTGGGCGAAGACCCTGACGACATGCGGGACGAACTGCGCACCGCACTGCGCCGCGTGCAGGCGCTCGACCCCGCCGGGGTGGGTGCGCGCAGCGTGTCCGAGTGCCTGTGCCTGCAGCTCGACGCGATCTCGCCGGCGTCGGTGCGCGCGCTGGCGCAGCGCATTCTCGAAACCCACATCGAGCTGCTCGCCGCGCAGGACCTGCGCGCCATCGCCCACGCGCTCGGCACGCCGCTCGCCGCGGTGCAGTGCGCGGCCTACGCCATCCGGCGGCTGAACCCGCGACCGGGCTGGTGCCATGGCGAGACCGGCGCGCGCATCGTGGTCGCCGACGTCATGGTGAAGAAGGTGCGCGGCAGCTGGCGCACGTCGCTCAATGCCCATGCGCTGCCCCGCGTGCGGCTGAACACCGCCTGCGCGAACCTGCTCGACACGCGCCGCAACGCCTGCGTGGGTCCGCTGAAGACCTACCTGGAACAGGCGCGCTGGATGGTGGAGACGGTGGCGCAGCGCACCAGCACCATCCTCGAGGTGGCGCGCGCCATCGTCGCGCGCCAGCAGATGTTCCTGGAGCACGGCCCGCTGGCCATGAAGCCGCTGGGGCTGAAGGAAATCGCCGATGCGGTGGGCGTGCATGCCTCGACCGTCTCGCGCACGGTGCACAACAAGTACATCGCCACGCCCGCGGGCGTGTTCGAGCTGCAGTACTTCTTCTCGCGCGGCCTGCAGCACTCGGCCGGCGGCGCGAGCGCGCCGGTGGCGGTGCAGCAGCTGATCCGCGAGCTGATCGCGGTGGAGCCACCCGGCGCACCGCTGAGCGACGCTGCGCTGGCGCGGCAACTGGCGCAGCAGGGCTTTCGCATCGCGCGGCGCACCATCACCAAGTACCGCCAGACGCTGGACATCGACCCGGTGGAGCGCCGCCGCGCGCGCAGTGCCAGGCTCGCGGCCGCGGCCTGA
- a CDS encoding Hsp20/alpha crystallin family protein — protein MRNDVQTASPGAPTHTDSRQPPRYQGAALTPPVDVVEDAGGITLYADLPGVSRDKLNLHVEAETLTIDAESGLSVPDDLKTSHTEVGLGRFRRVFTLSKELDTEKVSAELAQGVLKLRIPKAEHAKPRRIHVEVG, from the coding sequence ATGCGCAATGACGTACAGACCGCATCGCCGGGTGCGCCAACGCACACGGACTCCCGCCAGCCGCCGCGTTACCAGGGCGCGGCCCTCACGCCGCCCGTCGACGTGGTGGAAGACGCCGGGGGCATCACGCTCTACGCCGACCTGCCCGGCGTGTCGCGCGACAAGCTCAATCTCCATGTCGAGGCCGAGACCCTGACCATCGACGCGGAGTCGGGCCTGAGCGTGCCGGACGACCTGAAGACCAGCCACACCGAAGTGGGCCTCGGCCGCTTTCGCCGTGTCTTCACGCTCAGCAAGGAACTGGACACCGAAAAGGTGTCCGCCGAACTGGCGCAGGGCGTGTTGAAGCTGCGCATTCCGAAGGCCGAGCACGCCAAGCCGCGACGCATCCACGTCGAGGTCGGCTGA
- a CDS encoding Hsp20/alpha crystallin family protein: protein MYRSFFPRDMLAEMDRLQRDMQQAFDLSPTIRGHGSNGFPALNVGATPQALEIFAFAPGVDPATLEISLERGLMTIAGERKSQLPDAQAKAAVHINERFEGAFRRVLTLPDDADPEAVEARLRDGVLRITVRRRASAQPRRIAVQ, encoded by the coding sequence ATGTACCGATCTTTCTTCCCTCGCGACATGCTGGCCGAAATGGACCGCCTGCAACGCGACATGCAGCAGGCGTTCGATCTGTCGCCCACCATCCGCGGCCATGGCAGCAACGGCTTTCCCGCGCTGAATGTGGGCGCCACGCCCCAGGCGCTGGAGATCTTTGCCTTTGCCCCCGGTGTCGATCCGGCCACGCTGGAGATCAGCCTGGAGCGCGGGCTGATGACCATCGCGGGCGAGCGCAAGAGCCAGCTGCCCGATGCGCAGGCCAAGGCGGCCGTGCACATCAACGAGCGCTTCGAGGGCGCGTTCCGCCGCGTGCTCACGCTGCCGGACGACGCCGACCCCGAGGCCGTCGAAGCCAGGCTGCGCGACGGCGTGCTGCGCATCACGGTGCGCCGCCGGGCCTCGGCGCAGCCGCGCCGTATCGCTGTCCAGTGA
- the paoA gene encoding aldehyde dehydrogenase iron-sulfur subunit PaoA — protein MDSPTPPLISRRDALIAGAATAAAVSSSVPGTAAAQPAPLATAGPQLKVSLTVNGQPHALQLDTRTTLLDALREHLNLTGTKKGCDHGQCGACTVIADGRRINACLTLAVMHDGGQVTTIEGLGTPQHMHPLQAAFVKHDGYQCGYCTPGQICSAVGVIDEVKRGIPSHVSADLNARPLLSADELRERMSGNICRCGAYTNIVDAITEVAGSRA, from the coding sequence ATGGACAGTCCCACGCCCCCCTTGATCTCGCGACGCGACGCCCTCATCGCCGGCGCCGCCACCGCCGCGGCGGTGTCGTCATCCGTGCCCGGCACGGCCGCCGCCCAGCCCGCCCCCCTGGCCACCGCAGGCCCGCAGTTGAAGGTGTCGCTGACCGTCAACGGCCAGCCGCATGCCCTTCAGCTCGACACGCGAACCACCCTGCTCGACGCCCTGCGCGAGCACCTGAACCTCACCGGCACCAAGAAGGGCTGCGACCACGGCCAGTGCGGCGCCTGCACCGTCATTGCCGACGGCCGGCGCATCAATGCCTGCCTGACGCTCGCCGTGATGCACGACGGCGGCCAGGTCACGACCATCGAAGGGCTCGGCACGCCGCAGCACATGCACCCGCTGCAGGCGGCCTTCGTGAAGCACGACGGCTACCAGTGCGGCTATTGCACGCCGGGCCAGATCTGTTCTGCGGTGGGCGTGATCGACGAGGTGAAGCGCGGCATTCCCAGCCACGTGAGCGCCGACCTCAACGCCCGGCCGCTGCTGTCGGCCGACGAGCTGCGCGAGCGCATGAGCGGCAACATCTGCCGCTGCGGCGCATACACCAACATCGTCGACGCCATCACCGAAGTGGCCGGGAGCCGCGCATGA
- a CDS encoding FAD binding domain-containing protein has translation MKPFTYERAQSPAQAAAAVARNPGAKFIAGGTNLLDLMKLQIEAPTHLVDVNGLALDAIAPTAEGGLRIGALVRNTDLAADARVRRDYGVLSRALLAGASGQLRNKATTAGNLLQRTRCPYFYDTDQPCNKRQPGSGCSAIGGITRQHAVIGSSAACIATNPSDMAVAMRVLDASVETVRPDGQARVIPIADFHRLPGDTPHIETVLQRDELITGVTLPRPVGGTHVYRKVRDRASYAFALVSVAAIVQRDGSGRVALGGVAHKPWRIEAAEAALPQGAKAVAAQLLAGAQPTHDNAFKLPLAERALAGALLQARSRA, from the coding sequence ATGAAGCCCTTCACCTACGAACGCGCGCAGTCGCCCGCGCAGGCCGCGGCCGCCGTCGCGCGCAACCCGGGCGCCAAGTTCATCGCCGGCGGCACCAACCTGTTGGACCTGATGAAGCTGCAGATCGAGGCGCCCACGCACCTGGTCGACGTGAACGGCCTGGCGCTCGACGCCATCGCGCCCACGGCCGAGGGCGGCCTGCGCATCGGCGCGCTGGTGCGCAACACCGACCTGGCCGCCGACGCGCGGGTGCGGCGCGACTACGGCGTGCTGTCGCGCGCGCTGCTGGCCGGCGCCTCGGGCCAGTTGCGCAACAAGGCGACCACGGCGGGCAACCTGCTGCAGCGCACGCGCTGCCCCTACTTCTACGACACCGACCAGCCCTGCAACAAGCGCCAGCCCGGCAGCGGCTGCAGCGCCATCGGCGGCATCACGCGCCAGCACGCGGTGATCGGCAGCAGCGCCGCGTGCATCGCGACGAACCCGAGCGACATGGCGGTGGCGATGCGCGTGCTCGACGCGTCGGTCGAAACCGTGCGCCCCGACGGGCAGGCCCGCGTGATCCCGATCGCCGATTTCCATCGCCTGCCCGGTGACACGCCGCACATCGAGACCGTGCTGCAGCGCGACGAGCTGATCACCGGCGTCACGCTGCCCCGGCCCGTCGGCGGCACGCACGTGTATCGCAAGGTGCGCGACCGCGCCTCGTATGCGTTTGCGCTGGTATCGGTCGCGGCGATCGTGCAGCGCGACGGCTCGGGCCGCGTGGCGCTGGGCGGCGTGGCGCACAAGCCCTGGCGCATCGAGGCCGCGGAGGCGGCGCTGCCGCAAGGCGCGAAGGCCGTGGCCGCGCAGCTGCTGGCCGGCGCACAGCCGACCCATGACAACGCCTTCAAGCTGCCACTGGCCGAGCGCGCGCTGGCCGGGGCGCTGCTGCAAGCGAGGAGCCGCGCATGA
- the paoC gene encoding aldehyde oxidoreductase molybdenum-binding subunit PaoC, with protein MKFDTPATTNPIDQLKVIGKPTDRIDGPAKTTGTARYAYERHAEVPDALYGVVVGAGIAKGRIASMDLNAARAAPGVRAIVTARNAGTLAKGDFNTAKLLGGPEIDHYHQAVALVVADTFEQARAAAQLVRIDYTRAPGRFDLAAERGAAQLPEPTPFAGPPETKTGDFSGAFAAAPVQLDATYTTPDESHAMMEPHASIAQWHGDKLTIWTSNQMIAWGVGDVAKTLGIPKANVRLVSPFVGGGFGGKLFVRADALLAALGAREAKRPVKVALQRPLMMNNTTHRPATIQRIRIGATRDGKITAIAHEGWSGDLPGGQAETAVNQTRLLYAGANRLTTTRLAVLDLPEGNAMRAPGEAPGMMALEIAMDEMAHKLGLDPVEFRVRNDTQVDPEKPERPYSQRRLIECLRTGAERFGWNRRIATPAQQRDGRWLVGMGMAAAFRNNLLTKSAARVRLDSRGIVTVETDMTDIGTGTYTIIAQTAAETMGVPLDKVQVRLGDSAYPVSAGSGGQWGANNSTAGVYAACMKLREAIAQKLGMAATDAQFSNRMVHAGGRPVPLAEAAGANGLVAEDGIEYGDLDKKYQQSTFGAHFVEVGVDAVTGEIRVRRMLAVCAAGRILNPKSARSQVIGAMTMGVGGALMEELALDKRHGFFVNHDLAGYEVPVHADIPHQDVIFLDETDPISSPMKAKGVGELGMCGVAAAVANAVYNATGVRVRDYPITLDKLLEGLPPVA; from the coding sequence ATGAAATTCGACACCCCCGCCACCACCAACCCCATCGACCAGCTCAAGGTCATCGGCAAGCCGACCGACCGCATCGACGGCCCGGCCAAGACCACGGGCACCGCGCGCTACGCCTACGAACGTCACGCCGAGGTGCCCGATGCGCTCTACGGCGTCGTGGTCGGCGCCGGCATCGCCAAGGGCCGCATCGCCTCGATGGACCTGAACGCCGCGCGCGCAGCACCGGGCGTGCGCGCCATCGTCACGGCGCGCAATGCCGGCACGCTCGCCAAGGGCGACTTCAACACCGCCAAGCTGCTGGGCGGCCCCGAGATCGACCACTACCACCAGGCCGTGGCGCTCGTGGTGGCCGACACCTTCGAGCAGGCGCGCGCCGCCGCGCAGCTGGTGCGCATCGACTACACGCGCGCGCCCGGCCGCTTCGACCTCGCAGCGGAAAGGGGCGCGGCGCAGCTGCCCGAGCCCACGCCCTTCGCCGGTCCGCCGGAAACGAAGACGGGTGATTTTTCGGGCGCGTTCGCCGCCGCGCCCGTGCAGCTGGACGCGACCTACACCACGCCCGACGAGTCGCACGCGATGATGGAACCGCACGCGTCCATCGCGCAGTGGCACGGCGACAAGCTCACGATCTGGACCTCGAACCAGATGATCGCCTGGGGCGTCGGCGACGTGGCCAAGACGCTCGGCATCCCGAAGGCCAACGTGCGCCTGGTCTCGCCTTTCGTGGGCGGCGGCTTCGGCGGCAAGCTGTTCGTGCGCGCCGATGCGCTGCTTGCCGCGCTGGGCGCACGCGAGGCGAAGCGCCCCGTGAAGGTCGCGCTGCAACGGCCGCTGATGATGAACAACACCACGCACCGACCGGCCACCATCCAGCGCATCCGCATCGGCGCCACGCGCGACGGCAAGATCACCGCCATCGCGCACGAAGGCTGGTCGGGCGACCTGCCAGGCGGGCAGGCGGAAACGGCCGTCAACCAGACACGCCTGCTGTACGCTGGCGCCAACCGCCTGACGACCACGCGGCTCGCCGTGCTCGACCTGCCCGAAGGCAACGCCATGCGCGCGCCCGGCGAAGCGCCCGGCATGATGGCGCTGGAGATCGCCATGGACGAGATGGCGCACAAGCTCGGGCTCGACCCCGTCGAGTTCCGCGTGCGCAACGACACGCAGGTCGACCCCGAAAAACCGGAACGCCCCTACTCCCAGCGCCGCCTGATCGAATGCCTGCGCACCGGCGCCGAGCGCTTCGGCTGGAACCGGCGCATCGCCACGCCAGCGCAGCAGCGCGACGGACGCTGGCTCGTCGGCATGGGCATGGCCGCGGCCTTCCGCAACAACCTGCTGACGAAATCGGCCGCGCGCGTGCGGCTGGACAGCCGCGGCATCGTCACGGTCGAAACCGACATGACCGACATCGGCACAGGCACCTACACCATCATTGCGCAGACCGCCGCCGAAACCATGGGCGTGCCGCTCGACAAGGTGCAGGTGCGGCTCGGCGACTCGGCCTACCCCGTGTCGGCCGGCTCCGGCGGGCAATGGGGCGCCAACAACTCGACGGCGGGCGTCTACGCCGCGTGCATGAAACTGCGCGAGGCCATCGCGCAGAAGCTGGGCATGGCGGCGACCGACGCGCAGTTCTCCAACCGCATGGTGCATGCCGGCGGACGCCCCGTGCCGCTGGCCGAAGCCGCGGGTGCGAACGGCCTCGTCGCCGAAGACGGCATCGAATACGGCGACCTCGACAAGAAGTACCAGCAGTCCACCTTCGGCGCGCATTTCGTCGAAGTGGGCGTCGATGCCGTCACCGGCGAGATCCGCGTGCGGCGCATGCTGGCCGTGTGCGCGGCCGGGCGCATCCTGAACCCCAAGTCGGCGCGCAGCCAGGTGATCGGCGCCATGACGATGGGTGTCGGCGGCGCGCTCATGGAAGAGCTGGCACTGGACAAGCGGCATGGCTTCTTCGTCAACCACGACCTTGCGGGCTACGAAGTGCCCGTGCATGCCGACATTCCGCACCAGGACGTGATCTTCCTGGACGAGACCGACCCGATCTCGTCGCCGATGAAGGCCAAGGGCGTGGGCGAACTCGGCATGTGCGGCGTCGCGGCCGCGGTGGCCAATGCGGTCTACAACGCCACAGGCGTGCGGGTGCGCGACTACCCGATCACCCTCGACAAGCTGCTGGAAGGCCTGCCGCCGGTGGCGTGA
- a CDS encoding Ig-like domain-containing protein produces the protein MTAIKTVRFPCARSSGPRYLLHAVLMMAAFVVLSALSACGGGSGSSGASFALLPPPAGPASPPTLVSIQVAPADPRIAAGTSTQLAATAIYSDNTHTDVTTGAEWTSSDASVATVDASGKAVGVAAGPATVTASLGGQSGSTTLTVTPATVVSLAITPGTATIAKGTRTQFVATGTFSDRTTQDLSADVAWHSSSLAVATVDGTGLASGLSVGSASISATCQSASLCASALAATATLDVSAASLTSLAVSPASPSIALGTTQQFTAIGTYSDQTTQDLSAQVSWTSSDVSKAVVNALGLATSSGIGLTTIQATMAGTTVGTATLVVTPATLTSIAVTPSSASATIGGTSGGKTQFTATGTYSDGGTQDITSLVTWTSDALSVATISNASGATGLATSVAGGQATLTAALGSISASAPLTVEPKTVFSASGTATWTVPAGVTSVQVVAVGGAGGASFSINGGKGGRVSALLAVTPGEALNLFMGGGGGSRAGNGIGGIGGGGSSPDGAAGGGGGATTLARGATVLLIAGGGGGAGSSAGGTSGGDGGGNGAASGAPGSGQGGGAGGSGGSGGQGGIGSISPGEAGTSTHGGDGVFFGGGGGGGFGGGGGGGFNGNYGGGGGGGGSTGPSGATYATGGSASVGGTRGRGDDGSVTLTY, from the coding sequence ATGACGGCCATCAAGACAGTGCGCTTCCCGTGTGCAAGATCCTCGGGACCGCGGTACCTCCTTCACGCGGTCTTGATGATGGCTGCCTTCGTGGTGCTGTCGGCGTTGAGTGCCTGCGGCGGAGGCAGCGGCTCCTCGGGTGCATCGTTTGCGCTGCTTCCTCCGCCTGCCGGGCCCGCTTCGCCGCCCACACTGGTATCGATCCAGGTCGCCCCTGCCGACCCTCGCATTGCCGCGGGCACGTCGACTCAATTGGCGGCCACGGCCATCTACAGCGACAACACGCACACCGATGTCACGACGGGCGCTGAATGGACCTCCTCCGATGCGAGCGTGGCAACAGTGGACGCGTCCGGCAAAGCGGTCGGCGTTGCGGCGGGGCCGGCCACGGTCACGGCCAGCCTCGGCGGACAAAGCGGCAGCACGACGCTGACGGTGACACCCGCCACCGTGGTGAGCCTCGCGATCACGCCAGGCACCGCGACCATCGCCAAGGGAACGCGCACGCAGTTCGTCGCCACGGGCACTTTCTCGGACCGGACGACGCAGGACCTTTCTGCCGACGTGGCGTGGCATTCATCCAGCCTCGCGGTGGCGACGGTCGATGGAACCGGCTTGGCAAGTGGCTTGAGCGTGGGGAGTGCCTCGATCTCGGCGACTTGCCAGAGTGCGAGCCTGTGCGCCTCGGCGCTCGCAGCAACGGCGACCCTCGACGTCAGTGCAGCCTCCCTGACCTCGCTGGCTGTCTCGCCCGCCAGTCCCAGCATTGCGCTTGGCACGACGCAGCAGTTCACCGCGATCGGAACGTACAGCGATCAAACCACGCAGGATCTCAGTGCGCAGGTCAGCTGGACCTCGAGCGACGTCTCGAAGGCGGTCGTGAATGCCCTCGGCCTGGCGACGTCGTCGGGAATCGGCCTGACAACCATCCAGGCCACCATGGCCGGGACGACGGTCGGCACGGCGACGCTGGTCGTCACCCCGGCAACCCTGACATCCATCGCGGTGACGCCCTCGTCGGCGAGCGCCACGATCGGTGGAACTTCCGGGGGCAAGACGCAATTCACCGCGACGGGAACCTATAGCGATGGCGGCACGCAAGACATCACAAGCCTGGTGACGTGGACGTCCGATGCGCTTTCCGTCGCAACCATCAGCAACGCCTCGGGAGCGACAGGTCTCGCAACCAGCGTGGCTGGTGGTCAGGCGACCCTCACGGCGGCACTGGGCAGCATCAGCGCAAGCGCGCCGCTGACCGTGGAGCCCAAGACGGTGTTCTCTGCGTCGGGAACTGCGACCTGGACCGTGCCGGCAGGCGTCACATCCGTGCAGGTCGTCGCCGTTGGCGGCGCTGGCGGTGCGAGCTTTTCCATCAATGGCGGCAAAGGCGGTCGGGTGAGCGCGTTGTTGGCAGTCACGCCGGGCGAAGCACTGAACCTCTTCATGGGCGGTGGTGGTGGCAGCCGTGCCGGCAACGGCATCGGCGGCATCGGCGGAGGCGGCTCGAGCCCCGACGGTGCTGCGGGTGGCGGTGGTGGCGCGACGACCCTCGCGCGAGGCGCCACGGTGTTGCTCATTGCCGGCGGCGGCGGGGGTGCGGGCTCCAGCGCTGGCGGGACCTCCGGCGGTGACGGCGGAGGAAATGGCGCGGCCTCGGGAGCCCCGGGCTCCGGCCAGGGTGGTGGTGCTGGCGGGAGCGGTGGGAGCGGCGGACAGGGAGGAATCGGCAGCATCTCGCCGGGGGAGGCCGGCACCAGCACCCATGGTGGTGACGGCGTCTTCTTCGGAGGCGGCGGAGGCGGCGGCTTTGGCGGCGGCGGGGGCGGCGGTTTCAACGGCAACTACGGCGGTGGCGGCGGCGGTGGCGGCAGTACAGGCCCCAGCGGCGCGACTTATGCGACCGGTGGCTCAGCCAGCGTCGGCGGGACCCGGGGCCGTGGCGATGACGGTTCGGTCACGCTCACCTATTGA
- a CDS encoding AraC family transcriptional regulator: MPTKPTPSHSAASSGFEWWRSLEPAGSANTDKLEVPATSLLDMDWCAIRHFSLGTVPHLVDYQMDAHTLMIFDRGSFVEGVRGIEGERFAASGPLDIGIDVVPARARFRGRAEPGSNVGCTTVSIFPDRLDEAMKESLGVNAGLRPSIALQGELLAPLAVRLRQLSRPENLVANNSLYLESMCMVLCRELLLAQQQTHEGRVARPVGGLSPRAQRQVKEFLRENLDQKVELQALAAQAGVSPFHFSRAFKVSFGLPPHKYLLSLRIQQAATLLRGTREPITDVALSVGFSSSGEFARAFRQAMNCTPREFRQANAGTDESGLNTQGNR, from the coding sequence ATGCCCACGAAACCCACCCCGTCACACTCCGCAGCCTCCAGTGGCTTCGAATGGTGGCGGTCGTTGGAGCCGGCCGGATCCGCAAACACAGACAAGCTCGAAGTGCCAGCCACGTCGTTGCTGGACATGGACTGGTGCGCGATTCGGCACTTTTCGCTCGGGACGGTTCCTCACCTCGTCGACTACCAAATGGACGCGCACACCCTCATGATCTTCGACCGCGGAAGTTTCGTCGAAGGCGTCAGAGGGATCGAAGGTGAGCGGTTCGCCGCATCCGGCCCGCTCGACATCGGCATCGACGTCGTACCCGCGCGCGCGCGCTTCAGAGGCCGCGCGGAGCCGGGGAGCAACGTGGGGTGCACCACGGTCTCCATCTTTCCGGACCGGCTGGACGAGGCGATGAAAGAGTCCCTGGGCGTCAACGCAGGGCTCCGTCCCTCGATCGCGCTGCAAGGCGAGTTGCTCGCTCCGCTGGCGGTCAGGCTGCGGCAACTGAGCCGGCCCGAAAACCTCGTGGCGAACAACAGCCTCTACCTTGAGTCGATGTGCATGGTCCTCTGTCGAGAGCTGTTGCTCGCCCAGCAGCAGACCCACGAAGGGCGCGTTGCGCGACCTGTCGGTGGCCTTTCTCCCCGCGCGCAGCGGCAGGTCAAGGAGTTTCTTCGGGAGAACCTGGACCAGAAGGTTGAGTTGCAAGCGCTGGCCGCGCAGGCGGGTGTCAGCCCGTTCCATTTTTCGCGTGCCTTCAAGGTCTCCTTCGGGCTCCCACCGCACAAATACCTACTGAGCCTCAGGATCCAGCAAGCGGCGACCCTGTTGCGTGGCACTCGAGAGCCCATCACCGATGTCGCCCTGAGCGTTGGTTTTTCCTCTTCCGGCGAGTTTGCGCGCGCTTTCAGGCAAGCAATGAATTGCACGCCGCGCGAATTTCGTCAGGCGAACGCCGGCACCGATGAAAGCGGCCTGAACACGCAGGGCAATCGCTGA